From the genome of Staphylococcus haemolyticus, one region includes:
- a CDS encoding MFS transporter, translating to MKGNRMMFFIFMLGTFTVGMAEYVVTGLLTQIASDMKVSISSAGLLISVYAVSVALIGPFMRIFTMNVRAKRLLPILVAIFIGSNVVGMLAPNFQVLLLSRLLSASMHAPFFGVCMSVAAAVAPRGKQPQAIALVQAGLTIAVMIGVPFGSFLGGFANWRAVFGVMIGLAIITMLGMLKFVPDVSLSTESNVKNELKVFKNPHILIVMSIIVFGYSGVFTTYTFMEPMIHDFAPFKIVGLTICLFMFGLGGVLGNLITGNVPEPKLTKYLFYTFLLLFLTIVLFVTFVHNAILAIIICFLFGFGTFGTTPLLNSKIILSAKEAPLLASTLAASIFNVANFLGAIIGSILLSIGLPYLMITFVSGGIIILGILINAVNYFYEKKHFQFEK from the coding sequence ATGAAAGGTAACAGAATGATGTTTTTCATATTCATGTTAGGTACATTTACAGTCGGTATGGCAGAATATGTTGTTACAGGATTATTAACTCAAATCGCAAGTGATATGAAAGTGTCTATTTCAAGTGCAGGTTTATTAATTAGTGTGTATGCTGTGAGTGTTGCATTAATTGGACCATTCATGCGTATATTTACAATGAATGTACGTGCCAAACGCTTATTACCCATTTTGGTTGCCATATTTATAGGTAGTAATGTGGTAGGGATGTTGGCACCCAATTTTCAAGTATTGCTGTTATCAAGATTGTTGTCAGCTTCAATGCACGCACCATTCTTTGGCGTGTGTATGAGTGTGGCTGCAGCCGTTGCACCTCGTGGTAAACAACCGCAAGCCATCGCATTAGTCCAAGCAGGATTAACAATTGCGGTTATGATTGGTGTGCCATTCGGATCATTCTTAGGTGGCTTTGCGAATTGGAGAGCTGTATTTGGCGTTATGATTGGTTTAGCGATTATTACAATGCTAGGTATGTTGAAGTTTGTACCAGATGTATCTCTAAGTACAGAATCTAATGTAAAAAATGAATTAAAAGTATTTAAAAACCCACACATTTTAATCGTGATGTCTATTATCGTCTTTGGTTATTCTGGCGTATTCACAACATACACGTTTATGGAGCCAATGATACATGACTTCGCACCTTTTAAAATAGTAGGGTTAACTATTTGTCTATTTATGTTTGGTTTAGGTGGTGTGTTAGGTAACTTAATTACAGGAAATGTGCCAGAACCTAAACTAACTAAATATCTATTCTATACGTTTTTATTATTATTTTTAACTATCGTACTATTTGTCACTTTTGTGCATAATGCGATTTTAGCAATTATTATATGTTTCTTATTTGGATTTGGAACATTTGGTACGACACCATTATTAAATAGTAAGATTATATTAAGTGCCAAAGAAGCACCATTACTTGCGAGTACATTAGCGGCGTCTATTTTTAATGTGGCAAATTTCTTAGGTGCCATTATTGGTTCAATTTTATTATCAATCGGTTTACCTTATTTAATGATTACCTTTGTATCAGGGGGGATTATTATTCTAGGTATTTTAATTAATGCAGTTAATTATTTTTATGAAAAGAAACATTTCCAATTTGAAAAATGA
- a CDS encoding bifunctional metallophosphatase/5'-nucleotidase codes for MTQLSFYIVSDVHGYIFPTDFSKTNQQLPMGLLYANQLIEQSSKNDDIYFKIDNGDFLQGAPLCNYLVSELRSSKPLTTIYNRLNFDLGTIGNHEFNYGLPYLIDTLQNLNHPVLCANILDSKQQPFTGEGVHYFEKEGLTIGVIGLTTQNIPNWEQPHHIEGLIFKSAIETLTQLLPNVREKADIVVVSYHGGFERDIDTEEPTEDLTGENEASEILRCFHESIDVLITGHQHRDIATVKYETAVIQPGTRATQIGKVTLTIGDNNQIIDTQSELLPVVGDSEYSLLPEDSKLLTHLEDWLDTEITTLPEPMLVEDQFEARMKPHPLINLINVMLLEKSGADIASTALFDSAAGFNKRITMRDIINNYPFPNTFQVLKLTGAGIKDALEKSASYFTLNDKNEITINDAFLYPKPQHFNYDMYGGITYTIHVREPIGQRVTDIKVGNEPLISDKTYTICVNNYRAVGGGNYDMFAEAPVVKDIQEEGAQLLIDFITNNDISNIPQVLNFKVEL; via the coding sequence ATGACTCAACTTAGCTTTTATATCGTTAGTGATGTTCACGGCTACATATTCCCAACTGATTTTTCAAAGACGAATCAACAGTTACCTATGGGTTTATTATATGCTAATCAACTTATCGAACAATCAAGCAAAAACGACGATATTTATTTCAAAATCGACAACGGCGATTTCCTACAAGGGGCACCTTTATGCAACTATTTAGTATCAGAGTTACGCTCTAGCAAACCGTTAACAACGATATATAACCGCTTAAATTTTGATTTGGGAACGATTGGTAATCATGAATTTAACTATGGCTTACCATACCTTATAGACACACTACAAAACCTTAACCATCCAGTGCTTTGTGCTAATATTTTAGATTCGAAACAACAACCTTTTACAGGTGAAGGCGTACATTATTTTGAAAAAGAAGGACTAACAATAGGCGTCATCGGTTTGACTACACAAAATATCCCTAACTGGGAACAACCACATCATATCGAAGGCTTAATTTTCAAGAGTGCGATTGAAACACTTACCCAACTATTACCTAATGTCCGTGAAAAAGCTGACATCGTCGTCGTTTCATATCACGGCGGATTCGAACGTGATATCGATACAGAGGAACCAACTGAAGATTTAACTGGTGAGAATGAAGCTTCCGAAATTCTACGTTGCTTCCACGAAAGCATCGATGTCTTGATTACAGGTCACCAACATCGAGATATCGCGACAGTTAAATATGAAACTGCCGTCATACAACCTGGTACACGTGCAACACAAATAGGTAAGGTAACGCTAACGATTGGCGACAATAATCAGATTATTGATACGCAAAGCGAATTGTTACCTGTAGTGGGAGACTCAGAATACAGTCTATTACCGGAAGATTCTAAGCTATTAACACATCTAGAAGACTGGCTAGATACTGAAATCACGACCTTACCTGAACCGATGTTAGTAGAAGATCAATTTGAGGCACGAATGAAACCTCATCCACTTATTAATTTAATAAATGTTATGTTATTGGAGAAAAGTGGTGCTGATATTGCAAGTACGGCACTCTTCGACTCAGCAGCAGGATTTAATAAACGTATTACTATGCGTGATATTATTAATAATTATCCTTTTCCCAATACATTCCAAGTTTTAAAACTTACTGGTGCAGGCATTAAAGACGCTTTAGAAAAATCAGCAAGCTACTTCACGCTTAACGATAAAAATGAAATAACAATCAACGATGCATTTTTATATCCGAAACCACAGCATTTTAACTATGACATGTATGGCGGTATCACTTATACCATTCATGTAAGAGAACCTATTGGTCAACGCGTAACTGATATTAAGGTTGGCAATGAACCACTTATCAGTGATAAAACTTATACCATTTGTGTCAACAACTATCGTGCTGTAGGCGGTGGTAATTATGACATGTTCGCTGAAGCACCTGTAGTTAAAGATATACAAGAAGAAGGTGCACAACTTTTAATTGATTTCATTACCAATAACGATATATCTAACATACCTCAAGTTCTTAACTTCAAAGTCGAACTATAA
- a CDS encoding phosphate/phosphite/phosphonate ABC transporter substrate-binding protein → MKQMKYLLVLALTVIIFAAACGNNSSLDSNNKSSDSGSDSGKDGYKPKELTVQFVPSQNADTLEAKAKPLEKLLSKKLDIPVKVSVSTNYNTIVEAMKSKKVDVGFLPPTAYTLAHDQKAADLLLKAQRYGVNEDGSNSKKLVDDYKSEILVKKDSGINSLKDLKGKKIALQDVTSTAGYTFPISTLKEEAGIDATKDMKIVNVKGHDQAVISLLNGDVDAAAVFQDARTIVKKDQPNVFKDTKIIKLTEPIPNDTISVRPDMDKAFQDKLKKAFKDIAKTKEGHKIISEVYSHEGYTDAKDSDFDIVRKYEKQVQDMK, encoded by the coding sequence ATGAAGCAAATGAAGTATCTTTTAGTGCTAGCTTTAACAGTTATTATTTTTGCGGCAGCATGTGGAAATAATAGCTCGTTAGATAGCAACAACAAAAGTTCTGACAGCGGTTCTGATTCTGGTAAAGATGGTTACAAACCTAAAGAATTAACAGTGCAATTCGTGCCATCTCAAAATGCTGACACACTTGAAGCAAAAGCGAAGCCACTTGAAAAATTATTATCTAAAAAATTAGACATCCCAGTAAAAGTTTCTGTATCAACAAACTATAATACAATCGTTGAAGCGATGAAATCTAAAAAAGTGGATGTAGGTTTCTTACCACCAACAGCTTATACATTAGCACATGATCAAAAAGCAGCAGACTTATTGTTAAAAGCACAACGTTATGGCGTTAATGAAGATGGTTCTAATTCAAAAAAATTAGTAGATGACTATAAATCAGAAATATTAGTTAAAAAAGATTCTGGCATCAATAGCTTAAAAGACTTAAAAGGGAAAAAGATTGCATTACAAGATGTAACGTCTACAGCAGGATACACATTCCCTATCTCAACACTTAAAGAAGAAGCGGGAATTGATGCAACGAAAGATATGAAGATTGTTAATGTTAAAGGACACGACCAAGCAGTCATTTCATTACTTAACGGTGATGTTGATGCGGCAGCAGTATTCCAAGACGCACGTACAATCGTTAAAAAGGACCAACCAAATGTATTTAAAGATACTAAGATTATTAAATTAACAGAACCTATTCCAAATGACACAATTTCAGTTCGTCCAGATATGGATAAAGCATTCCAAGATAAACTTAAAAAAGCATTTAAAGATATTGCAAAAACAAAAGAAGGTCATAAAATCATCAGTGAAGTATACTCTCATGAAGGATACACAGATGCCAAAGATTCAGACTTTGATATTGTAAGAAAATATGAAAAACAAGTTCAAGATATGAAATAA
- the phnC gene encoding phosphonate ABC transporter ATP-binding protein, producing the protein MSQIEFKDVNKVYPNGHVGLKDINLNIEKGDFAVIVGLSGAGKSTLLRSVNRLHDITSGDILIEGKSITKAKGNDLLMMRRNIGMIFQHFNLVKRSSVLRNVLSGRVGYHPTWKMVLGLFPKEDKVKAMDALERVNILDKYDQRSDELSGGQQQRISIARALAQEPAIILADEPVASLDPLTTKQVMDDLKKINEELGITILINLHFVDLALEYGTRIIGLRAGELVFDGPASEATEEVFNDIYGRKLKDDEKLGVE; encoded by the coding sequence ATGAGTCAAATTGAATTTAAAGATGTCAATAAAGTTTATCCAAATGGGCATGTAGGACTAAAAGACATCAATTTGAATATTGAAAAGGGAGATTTCGCAGTTATCGTAGGCTTGTCAGGTGCAGGGAAATCAACGCTATTAAGATCAGTTAATCGACTTCATGATATAACATCTGGTGATATTCTTATTGAAGGTAAATCGATTACGAAAGCTAAAGGTAATGATCTACTAATGATGCGCCGTAATATTGGGATGATCTTCCAACATTTTAATCTTGTAAAACGATCATCTGTATTACGCAATGTGTTAAGTGGACGAGTAGGCTATCATCCAACTTGGAAGATGGTGTTAGGTCTTTTTCCAAAAGAAGATAAAGTAAAAGCCATGGATGCTTTAGAGCGAGTGAATATTCTGGATAAATACGACCAACGTTCTGATGAATTGTCTGGTGGTCAACAACAACGTATTTCAATTGCTCGTGCATTAGCACAAGAACCAGCAATTATTTTAGCTGATGAACCTGTAGCATCTTTGGATCCTCTAACAACAAAACAAGTGATGGATGATTTAAAGAAGATAAATGAAGAATTAGGTATTACGATTCTTATTAACTTGCATTTTGTAGATTTAGCACTTGAATACGGTACGCGTATTATAGGGCTTCGTGCTGGTGAACTTGTATTCGATGGTCCTGCAAGTGAAGCAACTGAAGAAGTGTTTAATGATATTTACGGTCGTAAACTTAAAGATGATGAGAAGCTAGGGGTTGAATAA
- the phnE gene encoding phosphonate ABC transporter, permease protein PhnE — MTTPTTSKYDEYLNKKFSLKTSFTIFLVLALIIWSFLYTGFSFADLMVGLPQIGSFFGQMVPPDWAYIHTILKPMLDTIRMAIVGTFLGAIVSIPIALICASNIVKTKWISIPARFILNIVRTIPDLLLAAIFVAVFGIGQIPGVLALFILTICVIAKLLYEALETIDPGPMEAMTAVGANKTKWIIFGVVPQILSTFFSYVLFAFEINIRASAVLGLVGAGGIGLFYDSTLGLFQYPKTAMIILFTLVIVVIIDYVSSKVREQLA, encoded by the coding sequence ATGACGACACCTACAACGAGTAAATATGATGAATATTTGAATAAAAAGTTTTCGCTTAAAACGAGTTTTACTATTTTTCTAGTATTAGCTTTAATAATATGGAGTTTCTTATATACTGGCTTTAGTTTTGCCGATTTAATGGTAGGTTTACCTCAAATTGGTTCATTCTTTGGACAAATGGTACCGCCAGACTGGGCATATATACATACAATATTGAAACCTATGTTAGATACCATTCGCATGGCTATTGTTGGGACATTTCTAGGCGCGATTGTATCTATCCCAATTGCTTTAATCTGTGCAAGTAATATTGTTAAAACGAAATGGATTTCAATTCCCGCTCGTTTTATTTTAAATATTGTGCGTACGATACCAGATTTATTACTAGCAGCTATATTTGTAGCTGTCTTTGGTATTGGTCAAATTCCAGGTGTATTAGCACTATTTATCTTAACTATTTGTGTTATTGCAAAGTTATTATATGAAGCACTTGAAACCATAGATCCAGGACCAATGGAAGCCATGACGGCAGTTGGGGCAAATAAAACGAAATGGATTATCTTCGGCGTTGTGCCACAAATATTATCAACTTTCTTCTCATATGTGTTGTTCGCTTTTGAAATTAACATTCGTGCTTCAGCGGTACTTGGTCTTGTAGGCGCTGGCGGTATTGGATTGTTCTATGATTCTACTTTAGGCTTATTCCAATATCCTAAAACTGCGATGATTATTCTATTTACATTAGTTATTGTTGTCATAATTGACTATGTAAGCTCGAAAGTGAGGGAACAACTCGCATGA
- the phnE gene encoding phosphonate ABC transporter, permease protein PhnE: MTQNKDNLEQKFPIKSKKHKQKIIKNWIIAIVVLAIIAWGFVGMPALELKSKSIEILKSIFHGLFHPDWGYVYIPAGEDLLRGLLETFAIAVIGTFIAAIICIPFAFLGAQNLIKIRPVTGITKFILSVIRVFPEIVMALIFIKAVGPGSFSGVLALGIHSVGMLGKLFVEDIERLDFTSVEALKASGANKTKTLIFAVIPQILPSFLSLVLYRFELNLRSASILGLIGAGGIGTPLIFALQTRSWDRVGIILIGLVIMVAIVDLISGAIRKRIV; the protein is encoded by the coding sequence ATGACACAAAATAAAGATAATTTAGAACAAAAGTTTCCTATTAAATCAAAAAAGCATAAGCAAAAAATAATTAAAAATTGGATTATTGCAATTGTTGTTTTGGCTATTATTGCATGGGGTTTTGTAGGAATGCCCGCATTAGAATTAAAATCCAAATCCATTGAAATTTTAAAATCTATTTTTCACGGACTTTTTCATCCGGATTGGGGTTATGTATATATTCCTGCTGGTGAAGATTTATTACGTGGATTACTTGAAACGTTTGCGATTGCGGTGATTGGTACGTTTATTGCAGCTATTATCTGTATTCCATTTGCCTTTCTAGGTGCACAGAATTTAATCAAAATTCGTCCAGTAACCGGTATCACTAAATTTATATTAAGTGTGATACGTGTATTTCCAGAGATTGTTATGGCTCTAATTTTCATTAAAGCGGTTGGTCCGGGGTCATTTTCAGGTGTACTAGCTTTAGGTATACATTCAGTAGGGATGCTAGGAAAATTATTCGTTGAAGATATTGAAAGGTTAGATTTCACGTCAGTCGAAGCATTGAAAGCAAGTGGTGCTAACAAGACGAAAACTTTGATCTTTGCAGTTATACCACAGATATTACCATCATTTTTATCGCTTGTGTTATATCGCTTTGAATTGAATTTACGTTCTGCCTCGATTTTAGGACTTATCGGTGCTGGAGGTATTGGTACACCATTAATTTTTGCACTTCAAACACGTTCTTGGGACAGAGTAGGTATCATATTAATCGGATTAGTTATTATGGTTGCAATTGTTGATTTAATTTCAGGAGCAATACGTAAGCGAATTGTATAG
- a CDS encoding LPXTG cell wall anchor domain-containing protein, with protein sequence MIKRRFKYAFGTTLVTSSLLLMSHGHAFAVTNNIDQAFNHDNNGQPITSQDSNNNVDPGFNHDVDDNNDTDPGFNHDVIHNNDPAKHQAEDNDMGFNGYAEQNGLVKQTSKSNSQQDPAKHQAENNDMGFNGYAEQNGLVKQTSKSNSQQDPAKHQAEDNDMGFNGYVEQNGLVKQTSKSNSQQDPTKHQAEDNDMGFNGYAEQNGLVKQTSKSNSQQDLTKHQAEDNDMGFNGYAEQNGLVKQQDQSPKSQMNSTLSKQATRSQETSQTSLHHELPMTGERASTTTFVYSFIAFILGVGVISLRRKFSK encoded by the coding sequence TTGATTAAAAGACGTTTTAAATATGCTTTTGGAACAACTTTGGTAACATCATCACTATTACTTATGTCACACGGCCATGCTTTTGCAGTAACAAATAACATTGACCAAGCGTTCAACCATGATAACAATGGTCAACCAATTACATCCCAAGATAGTAACAACAATGTAGATCCTGGATTTAACCATGATGTTGATGACAATAACGATACTGATCCTGGTTTCAACCATGATGTAATTCACAATAATGACCCTGCTAAACACCAAGCTGAAGATAATGACATGGGATTCAATGGTTATGCTGAGCAAAATGGTCTAGTTAAACAAACATCTAAGTCTAATTCTCAACAAGACCCTGCTAAACACCAAGCTGAAAATAATGACATGGGATTCAATGGCTATGCTGAGCAAAATGGTCTAGTTAAACAAACATCTAAGTCTAATTCTCAACAAGACCCTGCTAAACACCAAGCTGAAGATAATGACATGGGATTCAATGGTTATGTCGAGCAAAACGGTCTAGTTAAACAAACATCTAAGTCTAACTCTCAACAAGACCCTACTAAACACCAAGCTGAAGATAATGACATGGGATTCAATGGCTATGCTGAGCAAAACGGTCTAGTTAAACAAACATCTAAGTCTAACTCTCAACAAGACCTTACTAAACACCAAGCTGAAGATAATGACATGGGATTCAATGGCTATGCTGAGCAAAACGGTCTAGTTAAACAACAAGATCAATCACCAAAATCACAAATGAATTCGACACTTAGTAAACAAGCAACTCGTTCTCAAGAAACGAGTCAAACTTCATTACATCACGAATTACCTATGACAGGTGAACGCGCCTCAACGACAACGTTTGTTTACAGTTTTATAGCTTTCATATTAGGCGTAGGTGTCATTAGCCTCAGACGTAAATTTTCGAAATAA
- a CDS encoding GNAT family N-acetyltransferase codes for MLLRRVTEEDLFSLIKLENEGFTPDEAATPEALKQRINKIPDTFIIAEKEGRIIGYINGPVINQRYITDDLFEEIQSNPNSGGYLSVLGLVVNKDYQRQGIAGKLLEQFEKLAKQQVRCGVTLTCREALVSLYERYGYNNEGESTSQHAGIKWYNMVKEV; via the coding sequence ATGCTATTACGCAGAGTAACAGAAGAAGACTTGTTCTCACTTATTAAACTTGAAAATGAAGGCTTTACGCCAGATGAAGCAGCAACACCAGAAGCTTTGAAACAGAGAATCAATAAAATACCTGATACATTCATTATCGCTGAAAAGGAAGGACGCATAATCGGATATATTAATGGACCTGTAATTAATCAACGATATATAACCGACGACTTATTTGAAGAGATTCAATCCAACCCCAACAGTGGTGGCTATCTTAGTGTATTAGGTTTAGTCGTTAACAAAGATTATCAAAGACAAGGGATTGCGGGCAAACTGTTAGAGCAATTTGAGAAACTGGCGAAGCAACAAGTAAGATGCGGTGTGACACTTACATGTCGAGAAGCTTTAGTGTCATTGTATGAACGTTATGGCTACAACAATGAGGGAGAGTCAACCTCACAACATGCTGGTATAAAGTGGTATAACATGGTTAAAGAAGTGTAA